One segment of Pelagicoccus sp. SDUM812003 DNA contains the following:
- a CDS encoding ATP-dependent RecD-like DNA helicase, producing the protein MSSFGATLPSSPQNSDSLSGVLERIIFFNEENNFTIAELRPETGKDKVTILGPLGGVQCGETLSIQGAWSKHPTHGPQFKIQSFESRLPASIYGIRKYLGSGLVKGVSKGLAERIVKRFGSDTLRVISEESARLQEVSGIGKQRARSIKEAWDEQVIQRELFIFGQTYGLTPSLCLRVFKQFGTEAVSVLQNEPYRAAREVHGVGFKTADKIAINTGVPNDSPQRIDAGIEFVLQELQDEGHTAFPIEELANQTSETLDTDVTLVQDGIERLLESKSIWKTDSHNGIAYAQLPHNFFAEEKIANAVRRLKETPSGLPPIKREIAVDWAQEKAGFEFGESQKEAVKGSLAHKVFILTGGPGTGKTTILRAVVSILKAKKAKILLAAPTGRAAQRLSESTRAYAQTIHRLLKFDPAQGGFVMNENKPLSADVVIVDEASMLDARLAAALFQAIPSKAHLILVGDVDQLPSVGAGNVLKDLIASRTIRYVTLDVVFRQKKFSSIVHYAHAINRGEVSLPTPLEDPRQLDPKKDFQFLAASDQQDAANKVAAVFKDFIAGELALDPISDAQTLAPMHKGLAGVGNLNQTLQETLNTRSEAMPFGSLKFKVGDKVIQTRNNYDKNVFNGDIGIVKALDGVNGLIDVDFDGTEATYDKSEMIDLQLAYAVSIHKSQGSEYPVVVIPLLKAHFMMLQRNLIYTAVTRGKKKIVIVGESAAYAMAVRNSDAKSRCTLLQEFLR; encoded by the coding sequence ATGTCTTCTTTTGGAGCCACCTTGCCAAGCTCCCCGCAAAACTCCGATTCCCTTTCCGGCGTCCTGGAACGCATCATCTTCTTCAACGAGGAAAACAACTTCACCATCGCCGAGCTTCGTCCGGAAACCGGCAAGGACAAGGTGACCATCCTTGGACCGCTGGGCGGCGTGCAATGCGGCGAAACCCTGAGCATCCAAGGAGCCTGGTCGAAACACCCGACCCACGGCCCGCAGTTCAAGATCCAATCCTTCGAATCTCGGCTGCCCGCCTCCATCTACGGGATACGCAAATACCTGGGCAGCGGACTGGTGAAAGGCGTTTCCAAGGGTCTCGCCGAGCGCATCGTCAAGCGCTTCGGCAGCGATACCCTGCGCGTCATCTCCGAGGAATCTGCCCGACTGCAGGAAGTGAGCGGCATCGGCAAGCAGAGAGCCCGCTCCATCAAGGAAGCCTGGGACGAGCAGGTCATCCAGCGCGAGCTCTTCATTTTCGGCCAGACCTATGGGCTCACACCCTCCCTGTGCCTTCGCGTCTTCAAGCAGTTCGGGACCGAAGCCGTATCCGTCCTGCAAAACGAGCCCTACCGGGCGGCCCGCGAAGTGCACGGAGTGGGTTTCAAGACCGCTGACAAGATCGCCATCAACACCGGCGTCCCAAACGACAGCCCACAGCGCATCGACGCTGGCATCGAGTTCGTGCTGCAGGAGCTGCAGGACGAAGGCCATACCGCCTTCCCTATCGAGGAACTGGCCAACCAGACCTCCGAAACGCTGGATACGGACGTCACTCTGGTGCAGGACGGCATCGAACGGCTGCTCGAGTCGAAATCCATCTGGAAAACCGATTCCCACAACGGCATCGCCTACGCCCAGCTTCCGCACAATTTCTTCGCAGAGGAAAAGATCGCCAACGCCGTCCGGCGCCTGAAGGAGACGCCCAGCGGCTTGCCGCCCATCAAGCGCGAGATCGCCGTGGACTGGGCCCAGGAAAAGGCGGGTTTCGAGTTCGGCGAATCGCAAAAGGAAGCCGTCAAGGGCAGCCTCGCCCACAAGGTCTTCATTCTCACCGGCGGTCCCGGCACCGGCAAGACCACCATCCTCAGAGCGGTCGTTTCCATCCTCAAAGCCAAGAAGGCCAAGATCCTGCTCGCCGCCCCCACCGGCCGAGCCGCCCAGCGACTGTCGGAATCCACCCGAGCCTACGCCCAGACCATTCATCGCCTGCTCAAGTTCGATCCGGCGCAGGGCGGATTCGTGATGAACGAAAACAAGCCGCTCTCCGCTGACGTGGTCATCGTAGACGAAGCCTCCATGCTCGACGCGCGCCTCGCCGCGGCGCTGTTCCAAGCCATCCCATCGAAGGCTCACCTGATCCTCGTCGGCGACGTTGATCAGCTACCGTCCGTGGGAGCGGGAAACGTTTTGAAGGACCTCATCGCGTCGAGAACGATTCGCTACGTGACGCTCGATGTGGTGTTTCGTCAAAAGAAGTTCAGCAGCATCGTTCACTACGCCCACGCCATCAACCGCGGCGAAGTCTCCTTGCCGACACCACTGGAAGACCCGCGCCAGCTCGACCCGAAAAAGGACTTTCAGTTTCTCGCCGCCAGCGACCAGCAGGACGCGGCCAACAAGGTCGCCGCCGTCTTCAAAGACTTCATCGCGGGCGAGCTGGCCCTCGATCCGATCTCCGACGCCCAAACCCTCGCCCCCATGCACAAGGGCCTAGCAGGTGTGGGCAACCTCAACCAGACCTTGCAGGAAACGCTCAACACCCGCAGCGAGGCCATGCCGTTCGGAAGCCTCAAGTTCAAGGTCGGCGACAAGGTCATCCAAACCCGCAACAACTACGACAAGAACGTCTTCAACGGCGACATCGGCATCGTCAAAGCCCTCGACGGCGTCAACGGACTCATCGACGTGGACTTCGACGGCACCGAAGCCACCTACGACAAATCGGAGATGATCGACCTGCAGCTCGCCTACGCGGTGAGCATTCACAAGTCTCAAGGCAGCGAATACCCGGTTGTGGTCATCCCCCTCCTGAAAGCCCACTTCATGATGCTGCAGAGAAATCTGATCTACACCGCGGTGACCCGCGGAAAAAAGAAGATCGTCATCGTAGGCGAGTCCGCGGCCTACGCCATGGCCGTTCGCAACAGCGACGCCAAGTCTCGCTGCACCTTGCTGCAGGAGTTTCTGCGCTAG
- a CDS encoding beta-ketoacyl-[acyl-carrier-protein] synthase family protein, with amino-acid sequence MGRQRVFVTGIGLISSIGNDVSSVLRSLRNLSHGFAPFIPQNEKLQGEVKLAGTVKDFDLSSSDFEDWQFPSRYRIRRDKLRSLPPHGVYAYAALEQAIESARLQEDDISNLDTGMYTASGGSMRLVHNNMSRMHQLGPMRCPPTGIVSSIAGTLSFNLVAAFKIRGNSCGFSSACASSGHALGYAFDDIALGRQKRMFVVAGEDLNDESVLPFAGMRALSLKDDPGRASCPFDKERNGFVSTGGGAVLVLESEQEATRRGVAPFAELLGWGQASDGHNVAMSHPEGLGLIEAMRRALESSGLEAGEVDYVNAHATSTVIGDLSEGKALTEVFGKRGYRPKVSSTKALTGHGLSLASALEASFVALSMKEGITPGSAHLKELDPVFGDLNVIRETEAVAPAVALSNSSGFGGANVTLAFRKV; translated from the coding sequence ATGGGTCGACAACGGGTTTTTGTAACAGGCATTGGATTGATCAGCAGCATCGGCAACGACGTGAGCAGCGTCCTGCGGAGCCTGCGAAACCTGTCCCATGGGTTCGCCCCTTTCATCCCTCAAAACGAAAAGCTGCAAGGCGAGGTCAAGCTCGCTGGAACGGTGAAGGATTTCGACCTGAGTTCGAGCGACTTCGAGGACTGGCAGTTTCCGTCCCGCTACAGGATTCGCCGCGACAAGCTGCGCTCTCTGCCTCCGCATGGCGTCTACGCCTACGCAGCCCTCGAGCAGGCCATCGAATCGGCCAGGTTGCAGGAGGATGATATCTCAAATTTGGATACTGGCATGTACACAGCGTCCGGCGGTTCGATGCGGCTGGTGCACAACAACATGTCGCGCATGCATCAGCTCGGTCCCATGCGTTGCCCTCCGACGGGCATTGTTTCCTCTATCGCTGGCACTTTGAGCTTCAATCTTGTGGCGGCCTTCAAGATCCGAGGAAACTCCTGTGGTTTCTCGTCCGCCTGCGCCTCGTCGGGGCATGCCTTGGGCTACGCGTTCGACGATATCGCCTTAGGGCGCCAGAAGCGCATGTTCGTGGTGGCTGGCGAGGACCTGAACGACGAAAGCGTGCTTCCTTTTGCCGGTATGCGGGCCTTGTCGTTGAAGGACGATCCTGGGCGGGCGTCGTGTCCGTTCGACAAGGAGCGGAATGGATTTGTCAGCACGGGCGGGGGAGCGGTGCTCGTTTTGGAGAGCGAGCAGGAGGCGACGCGGCGAGGGGTGGCCCCGTTCGCGGAGCTTCTCGGCTGGGGACAGGCCAGCGATGGCCACAACGTGGCGATGTCGCACCCCGAAGGGCTAGGCCTTATCGAGGCCATGAGGCGAGCGCTTGAGAGCTCCGGTCTGGAAGCGGGCGAGGTCGATTACGTCAATGCCCATGCGACCTCGACCGTGATCGGCGACTTGAGCGAGGGCAAGGCCTTGACGGAGGTTTTCGGAAAGCGTGGCTACCGACCGAAGGTGTCCAGCACCAAGGCCTTGACTGGGCATGGGCTTTCGCTGGCGAGCGCTTTGGAGGCGTCCTTCGTCGCGCTCTCCATGAAAGAAGGCATCACGCCTGGCTCGGCCCACCTGAAGGAGCTCGACCCGGTCTTTGGCGACTTGAATGTGATTCGCGAAACCGAAGCGGTCGCGCCCGCAGTCGCTTTGAGCAACAGCAGCGGATTTGGCGGAGCGAATGTGACCCTAGCCTTCCGCAAGGTGTAG
- a CDS encoding phosphopantetheine-binding protein, with product MSNEATNKQVTSQAAEPSAEEVLRETLKRCSPETIEAALAFKSSGDVSLVPTVVLGIVERFLEPEMVDVLKNGDDSVKFMEDLGLDSLTMFEAIMMVEESLGVSIKNEELWDLRTVGDLKVFIASKITGEETVQSAKFYPIEQVAATMPQQEPFLFLQSAEISGETASGVYEISGSEAFLAGHFKHDPVFPASIMLESLGQLGVFHFLKTQAGETSADKLSIYFTGADGVRCHRVCRPGETLALSIELKRRRDPMVVYSGKIMVGDEKAVTAEEITLVFADETASESAAAS from the coding sequence ATGTCAAACGAGGCAACAAACAAACAGGTTACATCTCAAGCGGCGGAGCCGTCTGCGGAAGAGGTCTTGAGGGAGACGCTCAAACGCTGCTCGCCCGAGACGATCGAGGCTGCCTTGGCATTCAAATCTTCGGGTGACGTGTCTCTTGTGCCCACTGTGGTGTTGGGGATCGTGGAGCGATTCTTGGAGCCGGAAATGGTGGACGTGCTCAAAAACGGCGATGATTCGGTCAAGTTCATGGAGGACTTGGGCCTTGATTCGCTCACCATGTTCGAGGCCATCATGATGGTGGAGGAATCGCTGGGGGTAAGCATCAAGAATGAGGAATTGTGGGATCTACGTACGGTAGGCGACCTCAAGGTTTTCATCGCGTCCAAGATCACCGGGGAGGAGACTGTTCAAAGCGCCAAGTTCTACCCGATCGAGCAGGTCGCGGCGACGATGCCCCAGCAGGAGCCGTTTCTCTTTTTGCAGTCTGCGGAGATTTCTGGGGAAACGGCTAGCGGCGTGTACGAGATTTCCGGTTCGGAAGCCTTTTTGGCGGGGCATTTCAAGCACGATCCGGTCTTTCCCGCGTCCATTATGCTGGAGTCGCTCGGTCAGCTCGGCGTGTTTCATTTCCTCAAGACGCAAGCAGGCGAGACGTCTGCGGATAAGCTCTCCATCTACTTCACTGGGGCCGACGGAGTGCGCTGCCATAGGGTTTGCCGTCCTGGCGAAACCCTGGCTCTTTCGATCGAGCTGAAGCGTCGCCGCGATCCGATGGTGGTCTACTCGGGCAAGATCATGGTGGGTGACGAAAAAGCGGTCACCGCGGAGGAGATCACCCTGGTCTTCGCTGACGAGACTGCCAGCGAAAGCGCTGCCGCGTCCTGA
- a CDS encoding glycosyltransferase family 4 protein, with protein sequence MELSSNAPILILTHEFAPTKGGIATFTEEMARAAVQLGRKVEVWAPRGCEERGDDYPFPVRRLDLKGSQDVSCQIKLVRELIRQRRRVRKAIVYICDPGPVLAMCYLQFFKTFKPGKLILTFHGSEIKTFAANPGKRIAVNQLIKRADRISTPSEFTHGLLKSNFPGAKKKTFLTPGALRSDFEEIESRNARSSKKVHILTVGRLHPRKGQAFIMQALAQLPRQLRRQVSFWIVGTGKKYGYETQLRQMAEQVDFSVTFFGDVTNEQLEDLYARADLFSMTSVNFRKSVEGFGLVYLEAAAHGLPIVAHKVGGVAEAVSDGENGILVEPENLNQLSEAFAQLIQDRELRLRMGRNGKRWARRNNWIQSADLLFNRWDISIDPSLEEPEDALQLVEA encoded by the coding sequence ATGGAACTCAGCTCCAACGCACCCATACTCATCCTGACCCACGAGTTCGCGCCGACCAAGGGTGGCATCGCCACCTTCACCGAAGAGATGGCGCGGGCCGCGGTGCAGCTGGGGCGCAAGGTGGAGGTCTGGGCCCCGCGCGGGTGCGAAGAGCGAGGAGACGACTACCCCTTTCCGGTGCGACGGCTGGACCTGAAGGGGTCGCAGGACGTCTCCTGCCAGATCAAGCTAGTGCGCGAGCTCATTCGCCAGCGCCGCCGCGTGCGCAAGGCCATCGTGTACATCTGCGACCCTGGCCCAGTGCTGGCCATGTGTTACCTGCAGTTCTTCAAGACCTTCAAACCCGGCAAGCTCATCCTCACCTTTCACGGCTCTGAAATAAAGACCTTCGCCGCAAATCCCGGCAAGCGCATCGCGGTCAACCAGCTGATCAAGCGAGCCGACCGCATCAGCACCCCGTCCGAATTCACCCACGGGCTGCTCAAGTCGAACTTCCCCGGCGCCAAGAAAAAAACCTTCCTCACTCCCGGAGCCCTGCGCTCCGATTTCGAGGAAATCGAATCCCGCAACGCCCGCTCCTCCAAGAAGGTGCACATTCTCACTGTGGGGCGTCTCCACCCCCGCAAGGGCCAGGCCTTCATCATGCAGGCCCTCGCCCAACTGCCTCGCCAGCTGCGCCGTCAAGTCTCCTTCTGGATCGTCGGCACCGGCAAGAAATACGGCTACGAGACGCAGCTGCGCCAGATGGCGGAACAGGTCGACTTTTCGGTCACCTTCTTTGGCGACGTCACCAACGAGCAGCTGGAGGACTTGTACGCCCGGGCCGACCTCTTCTCCATGACCAGCGTCAACTTCCGCAAGAGCGTGGAAGGCTTCGGACTGGTCTATCTGGAAGCCGCGGCCCACGGTCTGCCCATCGTGGCCCACAAGGTCGGCGGCGTGGCGGAAGCGGTCTCCGATGGTGAAAACGGCATCCTGGTAGAGCCGGAAAACCTCAACCAGCTCAGCGAGGCTTTCGCCCAGCTGATCCAAGACCGCGAACTGCGTCTCAGAATGGGCCGAAACGGAAAGCGCTGGGCCCGACGCAACAACTGGATCCAGTCCGCCGACCTGCTTTTCAACCGCTGGGACATCAGCATCGATCCATCTCTGGAAGAACCGGAGGACGCCCTGCAGTTAGTAGAGGCTTGA
- a CDS encoding thioesterase family protein: protein MIESVSEIQVRYAETDMMGIVYHANYLPWLEIGRTNLLRENGLPYKELEQRGFLLPVLEVNLKYKQPARYDDLVTIRTRMAEKPFLRIRLDYELSRGETLLASGYTVHAFMNKDGQPVKVPAFFRDAMADAFAEKS, encoded by the coding sequence ATGATCGAAAGCGTCTCCGAAATTCAAGTACGCTACGCGGAAACGGACATGATGGGCATCGTCTATCATGCCAACTACCTGCCTTGGCTGGAGATCGGACGCACCAACCTGCTTCGCGAAAATGGCCTACCTTACAAGGAGCTCGAGCAGCGCGGCTTCCTGCTGCCCGTGCTCGAAGTAAACCTCAAGTACAAGCAGCCAGCCCGCTACGACGACCTCGTCACCATTCGCACCCGCATGGCCGAAAAGCCCTTTCTGCGCATCCGGTTGGACTACGAGCTGAGCCGCGGAGAAACCCTATTGGCCAGCGGCTACACCGTGCACGCCTTCATGAACAAGGACGGCCAACCGGTGAAGGTCCCCGCCTTCTTTCGCGACGCCATGGCAGACGCTTTCGCTGAAAAATCGTAG
- the queG gene encoding tRNA epoxyqueuosine(34) reductase QueG: MIGSRQKEELRASIREIGFDEARFARLGQVDDAALRAWVEKGYHADMDWYARSLEKRKNPDLVLEGAKSAILLGANYLPREETEARSQTGFAKYSLYRDYHDTLLVGLKKVGELLQQRFALGPRDYRYYVDTGPVVERGWAASSGLGWQGKNGMLISKTHGNWLFLSAIYCRLEFEPDPPLRSKSDGERIEKPDVGILCGKCTRCLDACPTDAIVEPGVVDSRRCISYQTIENRGFIPHEIRERMGGRVFGCDICLDVCPWNRFAKAGRAQLLETRYEIANIGLLDLLRMDVETFRETFRKMPMKRTKLRGLKRNACVAAGNLLVCEDWWPEGVGREVFLEQVLETLEGLAADDAEALVRAHAVWAVYRLVGKESARERLASARAKETDPQALAEHC, translated from the coding sequence ATGATCGGTTCGCGCCAGAAGGAGGAGCTACGGGCCTCGATTCGGGAAATCGGTTTTGACGAGGCGCGCTTCGCCCGTCTGGGGCAGGTAGACGATGCGGCGTTGCGGGCTTGGGTGGAGAAAGGCTACCATGCCGACATGGACTGGTATGCCCGGTCTTTGGAAAAGCGGAAGAATCCGGACTTGGTGCTGGAGGGAGCGAAGTCCGCGATTCTGCTGGGCGCGAACTACCTGCCCAGGGAGGAAACGGAGGCCCGCTCCCAGACGGGATTCGCGAAGTATTCGCTGTATCGAGATTATCACGACACATTGCTGGTTGGCTTGAAGAAAGTGGGCGAGCTGCTGCAGCAGCGGTTCGCTTTGGGGCCGCGCGACTACCGTTACTATGTGGATACCGGACCGGTGGTGGAGCGTGGATGGGCGGCGAGCTCGGGATTGGGCTGGCAAGGCAAGAACGGCATGCTGATCTCTAAGACGCACGGCAACTGGCTGTTTCTCAGCGCGATCTACTGCCGTTTGGAATTCGAGCCGGATCCCCCGCTGCGTTCCAAGTCGGACGGCGAACGGATCGAGAAGCCGGATGTCGGGATCCTCTGCGGAAAGTGTACCCGATGTTTGGATGCATGCCCGACGGATGCGATTGTGGAGCCAGGCGTGGTGGACTCGCGACGCTGCATCTCGTACCAGACCATCGAGAATCGAGGTTTCATCCCACACGAGATTCGCGAACGCATGGGCGGTCGGGTGTTTGGCTGCGACATTTGCCTGGATGTCTGCCCTTGGAACCGTTTCGCCAAAGCGGGGCGTGCCCAGCTTTTGGAGACGCGCTACGAAATCGCGAATATCGGTCTTCTCGATTTGCTGCGGATGGATGTCGAAACCTTTCGCGAAACATTCCGCAAGATGCCTATGAAGCGGACCAAGCTGCGAGGACTGAAGCGAAACGCCTGCGTCGCTGCTGGAAACCTGCTGGTGTGCGAGGATTGGTGGCCGGAGGGCGTGGGGCGTGAGGTTTTTCTCGAGCAGGTGCTCGAAACTTTGGAGGGACTGGCTGCCGACGATGCCGAGGCGCTCGTGCGGGCCCATGCGGTGTGGGCGGTGTACCGATTGGTCGGAAAGGAGAGCGCTCGCGAGCGGCTGGCGTCGGCCCGGGCGAAGGAAACCGATCCCCAGGCGCTGGCGGAGCACTGCTGA
- a CDS encoding shikimate kinase: MNRKRKPNLYLAGFMGTGKSTVGRLAAQRLGLEFMDSDHAIEAQQGRSIPDIFAQDGEPAFREMERAFVENGHPGEGCLIACGGGLVIQPGMMETLKGKGLVFSLIATAEGVFERTRHNSNRPLLQVEDPLAQIAKLMAARDPIYRQAHVQILTEGRHVNDVVAHVCRSYKLEAAQRKL, from the coding sequence ATGAACCGGAAGCGCAAACCGAACCTCTACCTCGCAGGATTTATGGGAACTGGCAAAAGCACTGTGGGCCGCCTGGCCGCGCAGCGTCTTGGCCTGGAGTTTATGGATAGCGACCACGCCATCGAAGCCCAGCAGGGCCGCAGCATTCCCGATATCTTCGCTCAGGACGGTGAGCCGGCGTTTCGCGAAATGGAGCGCGCGTTCGTGGAAAACGGCCACCCTGGCGAAGGCTGCCTGATCGCCTGCGGAGGCGGCTTGGTGATCCAGCCCGGAATGATGGAGACCTTGAAGGGGAAGGGCTTGGTCTTTTCGCTTATCGCCACGGCCGAAGGGGTGTTCGAGCGCACGCGCCACAATTCGAACCGCCCCCTGTTGCAGGTGGAGGACCCGCTAGCGCAAATCGCCAAGCTGATGGCGGCCCGCGATCCGATCTATCGGCAGGCCCACGTGCAGATCCTCACCGAGGGGCGTCACGTCAACGATGTGGTGGCCCACGTGTGTCGCTCCTATAAGCTGGAAGCGGCTCAGCGCAAGCTATGA
- a CDS encoding FAD-dependent oxidoreductase, translating into MPPNPSSHSTAPRSSYDALIFGGGLAGSLLAERFLASEKRVLLVDDPSKSSCSRVAAGLINPIGGKRLKRVWRAEDLLPHALEAYCQLEAKLKTTIFHPRPIARLFANTHEAQLWQKRIADPAYLRQTRSLSALSLPKAFSSDSGFAVMESGYLDTSSLIERLRDAFRSRSALLEQSFRYEDIEIGPDSIRYQEHRAPIAVFAEGHLATRNPWFSFAPYKPAKGLIATVRLSPEHARDFCTNSPIVIKSKFIVPRHDGRLIVGATYRWDDATDSPDPEGEAELADFLDDHFGSGNWSFESVQAGVRPATAGAYPIVGPHPTLPQLLSFNGFGSKGSLQIPFFADALLERIYENKDLPPEVLPKRFIKAPALKPRRWIATEVVREVISHHVNPGETAIDATAGNGHDTVWLCESVGASGHVFAFDLQAPALEITRGRLRKSSLAKRATLMQRGHETMLDSIPPEHRGGISAIVFNLGFLPGGDLQVVTQPKTTLQALDASMVLLKPGGMLSITLYPSHPGGQEEVDEVLIWIQRLASDQAEVCFERHPTGNRNSPYPVFIKKRSLA; encoded by the coding sequence GTGCCGCCCAACCCTTCAAGCCACTCAACCGCCCCCCGCTCCAGCTACGACGCCCTGATCTTCGGCGGCGGACTCGCCGGCTCGCTTCTGGCGGAGCGCTTTCTAGCAAGCGAAAAACGCGTACTGCTCGTCGACGATCCCAGCAAGTCCAGCTGCTCTCGCGTCGCCGCAGGCCTGATCAATCCCATCGGAGGCAAGCGATTGAAACGCGTCTGGCGAGCGGAGGACCTTCTCCCCCACGCCCTCGAGGCCTACTGCCAGCTAGAGGCGAAACTCAAAACCACGATCTTCCACCCCCGGCCCATCGCTCGACTCTTCGCCAACACCCACGAAGCCCAGCTTTGGCAGAAGCGCATCGCAGACCCGGCCTACCTTCGCCAGACCCGCTCCCTGAGCGCCCTCTCGTTGCCGAAAGCGTTTTCTAGCGATTCCGGATTCGCAGTGATGGAGTCTGGCTACCTCGACACCAGCTCCCTGATCGAGCGCTTGCGCGACGCCTTCCGGTCGCGAAGCGCTCTGCTCGAGCAAAGCTTTCGCTACGAGGACATCGAGATCGGGCCAGACAGCATTCGCTATCAGGAACACAGGGCTCCCATCGCCGTCTTCGCCGAGGGACACCTCGCCACCCGCAACCCCTGGTTCTCCTTCGCCCCCTACAAGCCAGCCAAAGGTCTGATCGCCACCGTGCGCCTATCGCCTGAGCACGCACGAGACTTCTGCACCAACTCGCCGATCGTAATCAAATCCAAGTTCATCGTGCCGCGCCACGACGGCCGACTGATCGTCGGAGCCACCTATCGATGGGACGACGCGACGGATTCTCCCGATCCAGAGGGCGAAGCGGAACTGGCGGACTTTCTCGATGATCACTTCGGTAGCGGAAACTGGTCTTTCGAATCCGTGCAGGCTGGCGTTCGCCCCGCCACCGCGGGGGCCTATCCGATCGTCGGCCCGCACCCCACGCTTCCGCAACTCCTATCCTTCAACGGATTTGGCAGCAAAGGCTCCCTGCAGATCCCCTTCTTCGCCGACGCATTGCTGGAGCGGATTTATGAAAACAAGGACCTTCCGCCCGAAGTCCTGCCCAAGCGCTTCATAAAAGCTCCAGCTCTCAAACCAAGGCGTTGGATCGCCACCGAGGTGGTTCGTGAGGTGATAAGCCATCACGTGAATCCCGGAGAAACCGCCATCGACGCCACTGCAGGCAACGGGCACGACACGGTGTGGCTGTGCGAAAGCGTCGGAGCCAGCGGTCATGTATTCGCATTCGACCTACAAGCGCCGGCCCTCGAAATAACGAGGGGACGCCTTCGCAAAAGCAGCCTCGCCAAGCGAGCGACCTTGATGCAGCGCGGCCACGAAACCATGCTGGATTCCATCCCCCCCGAACACCGCGGCGGGATTTCAGCGATCGTCTTCAATCTCGGCTTTCTGCCCGGTGGCGATCTACAGGTCGTCACCCAGCCCAAAACCACGCTGCAAGCCCTGGATGCGTCGATGGTTCTGCTGAAGCCGGGAGGAATGCTCAGCATCACGCTCTATCCCAGCCATCCGGGTGGCCAGGAGGAAGTGGATGAAGTCCTAATCTGGATACAAAGGCTCGCCTCAGATCAAGCCGAGGTTTGCTTCGAGCGGCACCCCACCGGCAACCGCAACTCCCCCTATCCCGTTTTCATCAAGAAACGCTCGCTCGCGTAA